Within the Candidatus Paceibacterota bacterium genome, the region ATTTATAAAAAGCGTATATTTCTCAATTATCCCCTTTATGTCATTGATACGGCCCTCCGGTATCTTGTTATTCGGTAAATATCTTGCCCTTATCAGCTCATTCATCAGAAACTTCGCGACATCATGTTCATTCTTCTCGGTCATCAGCCTGCGCTTCAAAATTCTCTTTATGGCGCTTTTTCTGAGCAAATGCTCCTCATTATACTCTACCGTATTCCTTATTTTTTCATACAAAAAAGCAAGTCTGCTCGACACTTGGTGCACTTTTATCTTCTCTTCCATCGATTCATTATAGCTTTTCTCAAGCGCAATTGCCGCCTTGTGATTTTCAACTAGTTTTGAAGCCTCCTGAGAGATAGTCGTCATATATTTTTTATAAACAGATACATCATTTAATTAACATGTTCACATAACTATAATACCCCAAATATAATCAAATGTCAAGATTTATGATCAGATTATTTCGGGCTCTATTTTCGAAAGACAGTCCTGCGCTATTTTGATCATATCGATATTTTTCTCTTGTTTTTCGATCTCACCAGGATCAGCTTTGGTTTCCGGATGCTTTGCCGCCATTAAACTGCAGCAATCCTGATAAGGAATGATCGAAATATCATATGTTCCGATCCGGCTCGCTATATCGATGATCTCTCTCTTATTAAAACCGATAAGGGGCGCCAATATCGGCATATCTATGACCTTGTACGCAACGGACAAATTCTCGATCGTCTGGGAAGCGACCTGTCCGATGCTATCCCCCACCACAACGGCACCCGCGCCTTCCTTCTTGGCGATCAGGCCAGCCATACGAAGCATTATCCTTCTATATACGATCATCCTGTTCTTTGAGGCTATATTGGCAATTATTTCTTTTTGAAAATCATCGAAGGGTACTATGTATAATTTCGACTTTCCCTGAAAACCGCCCAAGATCCCGACAAGTTCCTTTATTTTATCCACACCCTCGCCTGATCCCATAACGCTCCTGTTCTTAAAATGAACGAATGTAATTCTCATTCCCCTCTTCATCATCATATAGGCCGCGACGGGACTGTCTATTCCTCCGGAAAGAAGACAGACCGCCTTTCCGCTCGATCCGACAGGGAGACCGCCGATACCCGCAACTTTTTCAAAATATATGAATGCTTTTTTATCGCCTATATTTATATTCAACTCAATATCCGGGGCATGCACATCTACCCTGAGCGATGTGTTGGCCAGAATATATTCGCCCACCGCCGAATTGATCTGGGGAGAATTAAGTTTGAAATCTTTGTTCGTCCTTCTCGCGATGACCTTGAACGTCTTATATCTTTCCTCCAATTTATCTTCCTTCATGACCTGCACTGCTTTTTTGAAGATCGAATCAATATCCATTTCAGCTTCCTCGACAAATGAGAAATTGGATATGCCGGGCAACCTTTCCAATATTTTCCGAATGCGTCCGATATTCGTTCCGTCGTCCGTTTTTATTATTATCCTCCCTCCTTCTTTGCCGATCTTGCCTATTGCCTCCCCTTTCAGCATTTCCTTCACGTTATTCATCAAAATACGCTCAAAAAAGGGCCTATTTTTCCCCTTTAGTGTTATTTCATCGTAATGGATTATGATGTGAGAATATCGCATAATTGATTATGGGTTAAAAGATGTTGCCACTCCATCGCCGTCCCTGACCGGATAAATTGCATTAAAGAATAAATTATTTTTTATAACAATATCCTTGATGCGATCACAGATGCAATCGGAGCAATAATAATCCTTGGAACAATCATTGATCTTGATATCTTTTGTCGGATTGTTCTGATAAATTTCCGGAGAGCATAAAAGATAATTAGTATGTTTGTTGCATTTCACGCAGCTTCCTCCCTGGCTGATAAAATTTCTCAATTCAACTACTCCTTCTTCCGGCCAATAACCGCCTTCCAATATCTCATCAAATGTATAATATGGAAAAGCGATATATTTTTCCATCGGTTCTATTATGACGGCCTTGCCTGTAAAACCATTCAGATATTCTTTGTATTTGCTCAGCATGCAATCGGTGCATAGTTTCATTTTCTTAAAATGAAGGCTCTTAACCCATGGCGTCGGATCAAAAACATGATATTTATCCAATGGTCTTTTGCAATTTTCACAGATGATTTTCTTTTTGTTGAATATGCCGAACATAATCGATCAAATATATAATGAATTACATGCCCGAGATTTCCCTCAGACGTTTTATTTTTTCCGGCAACACCTTCAGGACAAACTCAATTTCTTTTTTCGTCGTATCTTTTCCGAGAGTAAACCTGATGCT harbors:
- the thiI gene encoding tRNA uracil 4-sulfurtransferase ThiI; protein product: MRYSHIIIHYDEITLKGKNRPFFERILMNNVKEMLKGEAIGKIGKEGGRIIIKTDDGTNIGRIRKILERLPGISNFSFVEEAEMDIDSIFKKAVQVMKEDKLEERYKTFKVIARRTNKDFKLNSPQINSAVGEYILANTSLRVDVHAPDIELNINIGDKKAFIYFEKVAGIGGLPVGSSGKAVCLLSGGIDSPVAAYMMMKRGMRITFVHFKNRSVMGSGEGVDKIKELVGILGGFQGKSKLYIVPFDDFQKEIIANIASKNRMIVYRRIMLRMAGLIAKKEGAGAVVVGDSIGQVASQTIENLSVAYKVIDMPILAPLIGFNKREIIDIASRIGTYDISIIPYQDCCSLMAAKHPETKADPGEIEKQEKNIDMIKIAQDCLSKIEPEII